One window of Puntigrus tetrazona isolate hp1 unplaced genomic scaffold, ASM1883169v1 S000000575, whole genome shotgun sequence genomic DNA carries:
- the tfr2 gene encoding transferrin receptor protein 2 isoform X3 yields MSLSVCVCVCVCVCVTGYKVDDGLCCRIDFWVVCEQAAGGGAQGNEGVDEGGGVRRRAPPTELKLVPLEEGSEVSSDITSALMLQRQRNRRKTAFYLTLSGLLIFTTAFLLGYVAFRGMCVVCGNEGDLIPLSDAAGAQHSPEGGIMYMAELREMLKKYLKEERIENTLRRVSRASHPPGSSEGNVVAREILQNLQNLGMDHTWTDSHYATLQFPSRTRRNTLWLVDSEGAELEEIPLDSEGYCAYSATGTATGGVVYVNYGRREDFDQLRAMGVTLNGSIAVARVGGAASFAEKVWHAQEAGLVGVLIYPDPADVPQDPRRLGLHSNAVISEHVHLGSGDPFTPGFPSFNHTQFPSTQSSGLPIILAQPISANVASKLLSQLTGSDCPRGWQGRLPYVQCVLGPGFTGPDERRVKMAVYNTMKPVLLNNIFASIEGKVEPDHYIIIGAQRDSWGPGAVKSGVGTALLMELARTFSNMVESGFYPRRSLLFVSWDGGDFGNVGATEWLEGYLTMLHLKAVAYFSLDQAILGDDILSVHTTPLLADLIEGALKQVEHPKHTGQSILSLVRRQGGWRNIVKPLYLNSGAYSFTAFGGVPAMQLHFTEQARSYPFVNTQLDSMGHLQELLQGRLGSVGRAIAELVGLMVLKLSHDHILPLDVTCYSNTAQQLSSKLNQYTAQLQWVFSARGDYSRAAKNLHEAIKNSDIQDERLSRLYNTRIMRVEYYFLSQYVSVVETPFRHVFHGRGDHTLSALADHLSLLHSAPHLFDEARFRRQLALFTWTLQGAANALSGDVWNIDNPL; encoded by the exons ATGtctctaagtgtgtgtgtgtgtgtgtgtgtgtgtgtgtgtgtcacaggaTACAAAGTAGATGATGGATTGTGTTGCAGGATTGATTTCTGGG TTGTGTGTGAGCAGGCAGCGGGGGGCGGAGCTCAGGGGAATGAAGGTGTGGACGAAGGGGGTGGAGTCCGGCGGCGTGCCCCGCCCACTGAGCTGAAGCTGGTCCCGCTGGAggaggggtcagaggtcagcagTGACATCACCAGCGCACTGATGCTGCAGAGGCAAAGGAACCGAAGGAAGACGGCCTTCTACCTGACCCTGAGCGGCCTGCTGATCTTCACCACGG CGTTCCTGCTGGGATACGTGGCGTTTCGTGGGATGTGTGTTGTGTGCGGGAACGAGGGCGATCTGATTCCTCTGAGCGACGCGGCCGGAGCTCAACACTCGCCCGAGGGAGGCATCATGTACATGGCTGAACTCAGAGAGATGCTGAAGAAATACCTGAAGGAGGAGAGGATCGAGAACACGCtcag GCGTGTGAGTCGGGCGTCTCATCCTCCGGGGTCCTCGGAAGGAAATGTGGTGGCCAGAGAAATCCTGCAGAACCTGCAGAACCTGGGCATGGATCACACCTGGACCGACTCGCACTACGCCACGCTTCAGTTCCCCTCTAG GACGCGGCGTAACACGCTCTGGTTGGTGGATTCTGAGGGGGCGGAGCTGGAGGAGATTCCTTTGGACAGCGAGGGATACTGTGCCTACAGCGCCACGGGAACCGCCACG GGCGGCGTGGTGTACGTGAACTACGGCCGGCGCGAGGACTTCGATCAGCTGCGCGCGATGGGCGTCACCCTCAACGGGTCCATCGCCGTGGCGAGGGTGGGAGGAGCCGCGAGCTTCGCCGAGAAGGTGTGGCACGCGCAGGAGGCGGGGCTTGTGGGAGTGCTCATCTACCCTGATCCCGCCGACGTCCCCCAGGATCCACGACGACTCGGTCTCCACAGCAACGCCGTCATCTCTGAACAC GTGCACCTGGGCTCCGGCGACCCCTTCACACCTGGCTTTCCCTCGTTTAACCACACCCAGTTCCCTTCCACCCAATCCTCAGGCCTGCCAATCATTCTGGCTCAGCCAATCAGTGCCAACGTGGCCTCCAAGCTGCTGAG tcagTTGACCGGCTCTGATTGTCCACGAGGCTGGCAGGGCCGTTTACCGTACGTTCAGTGTGTTCTGGGGCCGGGCTTCACAGGGCCGGATGAGCGCAGGGTGAAGATGGCCGTGTATAACACCATGAAGCCGGTGCTGCTCAACAACATCTTCGCCTCCATCGAGGGCAAAGTCGAACCCG ATCACTATATCATCATCGGGGCCCAGAGGGACTCGTGGGGCCCCGGAGCCGTCAAGTCTGGAGTGGGAACGGCGCTCCTGATGGAGCTGGCCAGAACCTTCAGCAACATGGTGGAAAGCG GCTTTTACCCAAGACGCAGTTTGCTTTTCGTCAGCTGGGATGGAGGGGATTTTGGGAATGTTGGTGCCACCGAGTGGCTGGAG GGTTATCTGACCATGTTACACCTGAAAGCTGTGGCGTATTTTAGTCTGGATCAGGCCATCCTGG GTGATGATATCCTCTCGGTCCACACCACTCCTCTGCTCGCCGATCTCATCGAAGGAGCCCTCAAAcaa GTGGAGCATCCCAAACACACGGGTCAGTCCATTCTGTCTCTGGTGCGGCGGCAGGGCGGCTGGAGGAACat aGTGAAGCCGTTGTATCTGAACAGCGGAGCTTACAGCTTCACCGCCTTCGGAGGAGTTCCTGCCATGCAGCTGCATTTCACTGAA CAGGCTCGCTCGTACCCGTTCGTCAACACTCAGCTGGACAGCATGGGTCATCTGCAGGAGCTGCTTCAGGGTCGTCTGGGGTCAGTGGGTCGAGCCATAGCTGAGCTGGTGGGTCTGATGGTCCTCAAACTGTCCCATGACCACATCCTACCCCTGGACGTCACCTGCTACAGCAACACAGCCCAGCAGCTGAGCTCCAAACTCAACCAGTACACCGCACAGCTACAG TGGGTATTCAGCGCTCGAGGTGATTACAGCAGAGCTGCCAAAAACTTGCACGAGGCCATAAAGAACAGCGACATTCAGGACGAGAGACTCTCCAGACTCTACAACACACGCATCATGAGG GTGGAGTACTACTTCCTGTCGCAGTACGTGTCGGTGGTGGAGACGCCGTTCCGTCACGTGTTTCACGGCCGCGGCGACCACACTCTGAGCGCTCTGGCCGATCACCTGTCGCTGCTGCACTCCGCCCCGCACCTGTTCGACGAGGCTCGTTTCCGTCGCCAGCTGGCGCTCTTCACCTGGACGCTTCAGGGCGCCGCGAACGCGCTCAGCGGAGACGTCTGGAACATCGATAACCCGCTCTAG
- the tfr2 gene encoding transferrin receptor protein 2 isoform X1, whose translation MSLSVCVCVCVCVCVTGYKVDDGLCCRIDFWVVCEQAAGGGAQGNEGVDEGGGVRRRAPPTELKLVPLEEGSEVSSDITSALMLQRQRNRRKTAFYLTLSGLLIFTTAFLLGYVAFRGMCVVCGNEGDLIPLSDAAGAQHSPEGGIMYMAELREMLKKYLKEERIENTLRRVSRASHPPGSSEGNVVAREILQNLQNLGMDHTWTDSHYATLQFPSRTRRNTLWLVDSEGAELEEIPLDSEGYCAYSATGTATGGVVYVNYGRREDFDQLRAMGVTLNGSIAVARVGGAASFAEKVWHAQEAGLVGVLIYPDPADVPQDPRRLGLHSNAVISEHVHLGSGDPFTPGFPSFNHTQFPSTQSSGLPIILAQPISANVASKLLSQLTGSDCPRGWQGRLPYVQCVLGPGFTGPDERRVKMAVYNTMKPVLLNNIFASIEGKVEPDHYIIIGAQRDSWGPGAVKSGVGTALLMELARTFSNMVESGFYPRRSLLFVSWDGGDFGNVGATEWLEGYLTMLHLKAVAYFSLDQAILGDDILSVHTTPLLADLIEGALKQVEHPKHTGQSILSLVRRQGGWRNIVKPLYLNSGAYSFTAFGGVPAMQLHFTEQARSYPFVNTQLDSMGHLQELLQGRLGSVGRAIAELVGLMVLKLSHDHILPLDVTCYSNTAQQLSSKLNQYTAQLQARGLSPQWVFSARGDYSRAAKNLHEAIKNSDIQDERLSRLYNTRIMRVEYYFLSQYVSVVETPFRHVFHGRGDHTLSALADHLSLLHSAPHLFDEARFRRQLALFTWTLQGAANALSGDVWNIDNPL comes from the exons ATGtctctaagtgtgtgtgtgtgtgtgtgtgtgtgtgtgtgtgtcacaggaTACAAAGTAGATGATGGATTGTGTTGCAGGATTGATTTCTGGG TTGTGTGTGAGCAGGCAGCGGGGGGCGGAGCTCAGGGGAATGAAGGTGTGGACGAAGGGGGTGGAGTCCGGCGGCGTGCCCCGCCCACTGAGCTGAAGCTGGTCCCGCTGGAggaggggtcagaggtcagcagTGACATCACCAGCGCACTGATGCTGCAGAGGCAAAGGAACCGAAGGAAGACGGCCTTCTACCTGACCCTGAGCGGCCTGCTGATCTTCACCACGG CGTTCCTGCTGGGATACGTGGCGTTTCGTGGGATGTGTGTTGTGTGCGGGAACGAGGGCGATCTGATTCCTCTGAGCGACGCGGCCGGAGCTCAACACTCGCCCGAGGGAGGCATCATGTACATGGCTGAACTCAGAGAGATGCTGAAGAAATACCTGAAGGAGGAGAGGATCGAGAACACGCtcag GCGTGTGAGTCGGGCGTCTCATCCTCCGGGGTCCTCGGAAGGAAATGTGGTGGCCAGAGAAATCCTGCAGAACCTGCAGAACCTGGGCATGGATCACACCTGGACCGACTCGCACTACGCCACGCTTCAGTTCCCCTCTAG GACGCGGCGTAACACGCTCTGGTTGGTGGATTCTGAGGGGGCGGAGCTGGAGGAGATTCCTTTGGACAGCGAGGGATACTGTGCCTACAGCGCCACGGGAACCGCCACG GGCGGCGTGGTGTACGTGAACTACGGCCGGCGCGAGGACTTCGATCAGCTGCGCGCGATGGGCGTCACCCTCAACGGGTCCATCGCCGTGGCGAGGGTGGGAGGAGCCGCGAGCTTCGCCGAGAAGGTGTGGCACGCGCAGGAGGCGGGGCTTGTGGGAGTGCTCATCTACCCTGATCCCGCCGACGTCCCCCAGGATCCACGACGACTCGGTCTCCACAGCAACGCCGTCATCTCTGAACAC GTGCACCTGGGCTCCGGCGACCCCTTCACACCTGGCTTTCCCTCGTTTAACCACACCCAGTTCCCTTCCACCCAATCCTCAGGCCTGCCAATCATTCTGGCTCAGCCAATCAGTGCCAACGTGGCCTCCAAGCTGCTGAG tcagTTGACCGGCTCTGATTGTCCACGAGGCTGGCAGGGCCGTTTACCGTACGTTCAGTGTGTTCTGGGGCCGGGCTTCACAGGGCCGGATGAGCGCAGGGTGAAGATGGCCGTGTATAACACCATGAAGCCGGTGCTGCTCAACAACATCTTCGCCTCCATCGAGGGCAAAGTCGAACCCG ATCACTATATCATCATCGGGGCCCAGAGGGACTCGTGGGGCCCCGGAGCCGTCAAGTCTGGAGTGGGAACGGCGCTCCTGATGGAGCTGGCCAGAACCTTCAGCAACATGGTGGAAAGCG GCTTTTACCCAAGACGCAGTTTGCTTTTCGTCAGCTGGGATGGAGGGGATTTTGGGAATGTTGGTGCCACCGAGTGGCTGGAG GGTTATCTGACCATGTTACACCTGAAAGCTGTGGCGTATTTTAGTCTGGATCAGGCCATCCTGG GTGATGATATCCTCTCGGTCCACACCACTCCTCTGCTCGCCGATCTCATCGAAGGAGCCCTCAAAcaa GTGGAGCATCCCAAACACACGGGTCAGTCCATTCTGTCTCTGGTGCGGCGGCAGGGCGGCTGGAGGAACat aGTGAAGCCGTTGTATCTGAACAGCGGAGCTTACAGCTTCACCGCCTTCGGAGGAGTTCCTGCCATGCAGCTGCATTTCACTGAA CAGGCTCGCTCGTACCCGTTCGTCAACACTCAGCTGGACAGCATGGGTCATCTGCAGGAGCTGCTTCAGGGTCGTCTGGGGTCAGTGGGTCGAGCCATAGCTGAGCTGGTGGGTCTGATGGTCCTCAAACTGTCCCATGACCACATCCTACCCCTGGACGTCACCTGCTACAGCAACACAGCCCAGCAGCTGAGCTCCAAACTCAACCAGTACACCGCACAGCTACAG GCGCGTGGTTTGTCTCCGCAGTGGGTATTCAGCGCTCGAGGTGATTACAGCAGAGCTGCCAAAAACTTGCACGAGGCCATAAAGAACAGCGACATTCAGGACGAGAGACTCTCCAGACTCTACAACACACGCATCATGAGG GTGGAGTACTACTTCCTGTCGCAGTACGTGTCGGTGGTGGAGACGCCGTTCCGTCACGTGTTTCACGGCCGCGGCGACCACACTCTGAGCGCTCTGGCCGATCACCTGTCGCTGCTGCACTCCGCCCCGCACCTGTTCGACGAGGCTCGTTTCCGTCGCCAGCTGGCGCTCTTCACCTGGACGCTTCAGGGCGCCGCGAACGCGCTCAGCGGAGACGTCTGGAACATCGATAACCCGCTCTAG
- the tfr2 gene encoding transferrin receptor protein 2 isoform X2, translated as MSLSVCVCVCVCVCVTGYKVDDGLCCRIDFWVVCEQAAGGGAQGNEGVDEGGGVRRRAPPTELKLVPLEEGSEVSSDITSALMLQRQRNRRKTAFYLTLSGLLIFTTAFLLGYVAFRGMCVVCGNEGDLIPLSDAAGAQHSPEGGIMYMAELREMLKKYLKEERIENTLRRVSRASHPPGSSEGNVVAREILQNLQNLGMDHTWTDSHYATLQFPSRTRRNTLWLVDSEGAELEEIPLDSEGYCAYSATGTATGGVVYVNYGRREDFDQLRAMGVTLNGSIAVARVGGAASFAEKVWHAQEAGLVGVLIYPDPADVPQDPRRLGLHSNAVISEHVHLGSGDPFTPGFPSFNHTQFPSTQSSGLPIILAQPISANVASKLLSQLTGSDCPRGWQGRLPYVQCVLGPGFTGPDERRVKMAVYNTMKPVLLNNIFASIEGKVEPDHYIIIGAQRDSWGPGAVKSGVGTALLMELARTFSNMVESGFYPRRSLLFVSWDGGDFGNVGATEWLEGYLTMLHLKAVAYFSLDQAILGDDILSVHTTPLLADLIEGALKQVEHPKHTGQSILSLVRRQGGWRNIVKPLYLNSGAYSFTAFGGVPAMQLHFTEARSYPFVNTQLDSMGHLQELLQGRLGSVGRAIAELVGLMVLKLSHDHILPLDVTCYSNTAQQLSSKLNQYTAQLQARGLSPQWVFSARGDYSRAAKNLHEAIKNSDIQDERLSRLYNTRIMRVEYYFLSQYVSVVETPFRHVFHGRGDHTLSALADHLSLLHSAPHLFDEARFRRQLALFTWTLQGAANALSGDVWNIDNPL; from the exons ATGtctctaagtgtgtgtgtgtgtgtgtgtgtgtgtgtgtgtgtcacaggaTACAAAGTAGATGATGGATTGTGTTGCAGGATTGATTTCTGGG TTGTGTGTGAGCAGGCAGCGGGGGGCGGAGCTCAGGGGAATGAAGGTGTGGACGAAGGGGGTGGAGTCCGGCGGCGTGCCCCGCCCACTGAGCTGAAGCTGGTCCCGCTGGAggaggggtcagaggtcagcagTGACATCACCAGCGCACTGATGCTGCAGAGGCAAAGGAACCGAAGGAAGACGGCCTTCTACCTGACCCTGAGCGGCCTGCTGATCTTCACCACGG CGTTCCTGCTGGGATACGTGGCGTTTCGTGGGATGTGTGTTGTGTGCGGGAACGAGGGCGATCTGATTCCTCTGAGCGACGCGGCCGGAGCTCAACACTCGCCCGAGGGAGGCATCATGTACATGGCTGAACTCAGAGAGATGCTGAAGAAATACCTGAAGGAGGAGAGGATCGAGAACACGCtcag GCGTGTGAGTCGGGCGTCTCATCCTCCGGGGTCCTCGGAAGGAAATGTGGTGGCCAGAGAAATCCTGCAGAACCTGCAGAACCTGGGCATGGATCACACCTGGACCGACTCGCACTACGCCACGCTTCAGTTCCCCTCTAG GACGCGGCGTAACACGCTCTGGTTGGTGGATTCTGAGGGGGCGGAGCTGGAGGAGATTCCTTTGGACAGCGAGGGATACTGTGCCTACAGCGCCACGGGAACCGCCACG GGCGGCGTGGTGTACGTGAACTACGGCCGGCGCGAGGACTTCGATCAGCTGCGCGCGATGGGCGTCACCCTCAACGGGTCCATCGCCGTGGCGAGGGTGGGAGGAGCCGCGAGCTTCGCCGAGAAGGTGTGGCACGCGCAGGAGGCGGGGCTTGTGGGAGTGCTCATCTACCCTGATCCCGCCGACGTCCCCCAGGATCCACGACGACTCGGTCTCCACAGCAACGCCGTCATCTCTGAACAC GTGCACCTGGGCTCCGGCGACCCCTTCACACCTGGCTTTCCCTCGTTTAACCACACCCAGTTCCCTTCCACCCAATCCTCAGGCCTGCCAATCATTCTGGCTCAGCCAATCAGTGCCAACGTGGCCTCCAAGCTGCTGAG tcagTTGACCGGCTCTGATTGTCCACGAGGCTGGCAGGGCCGTTTACCGTACGTTCAGTGTGTTCTGGGGCCGGGCTTCACAGGGCCGGATGAGCGCAGGGTGAAGATGGCCGTGTATAACACCATGAAGCCGGTGCTGCTCAACAACATCTTCGCCTCCATCGAGGGCAAAGTCGAACCCG ATCACTATATCATCATCGGGGCCCAGAGGGACTCGTGGGGCCCCGGAGCCGTCAAGTCTGGAGTGGGAACGGCGCTCCTGATGGAGCTGGCCAGAACCTTCAGCAACATGGTGGAAAGCG GCTTTTACCCAAGACGCAGTTTGCTTTTCGTCAGCTGGGATGGAGGGGATTTTGGGAATGTTGGTGCCACCGAGTGGCTGGAG GGTTATCTGACCATGTTACACCTGAAAGCTGTGGCGTATTTTAGTCTGGATCAGGCCATCCTGG GTGATGATATCCTCTCGGTCCACACCACTCCTCTGCTCGCCGATCTCATCGAAGGAGCCCTCAAAcaa GTGGAGCATCCCAAACACACGGGTCAGTCCATTCTGTCTCTGGTGCGGCGGCAGGGCGGCTGGAGGAACat aGTGAAGCCGTTGTATCTGAACAGCGGAGCTTACAGCTTCACCGCCTTCGGAGGAGTTCCTGCCATGCAGCTGCATTTCACTGAA GCTCGCTCGTACCCGTTCGTCAACACTCAGCTGGACAGCATGGGTCATCTGCAGGAGCTGCTTCAGGGTCGTCTGGGGTCAGTGGGTCGAGCCATAGCTGAGCTGGTGGGTCTGATGGTCCTCAAACTGTCCCATGACCACATCCTACCCCTGGACGTCACCTGCTACAGCAACACAGCCCAGCAGCTGAGCTCCAAACTCAACCAGTACACCGCACAGCTACAG GCGCGTGGTTTGTCTCCGCAGTGGGTATTCAGCGCTCGAGGTGATTACAGCAGAGCTGCCAAAAACTTGCACGAGGCCATAAAGAACAGCGACATTCAGGACGAGAGACTCTCCAGACTCTACAACACACGCATCATGAGG GTGGAGTACTACTTCCTGTCGCAGTACGTGTCGGTGGTGGAGACGCCGTTCCGTCACGTGTTTCACGGCCGCGGCGACCACACTCTGAGCGCTCTGGCCGATCACCTGTCGCTGCTGCACTCCGCCCCGCACCTGTTCGACGAGGCTCGTTTCCGTCGCCAGCTGGCGCTCTTCACCTGGACGCTTCAGGGCGCCGCGAACGCGCTCAGCGGAGACGTCTGGAACATCGATAACCCGCTCTAG
- the tfr2 gene encoding transferrin receptor protein 2 isoform X4 translates to MMDCVAGLISGAAGGGAQGNEGVDEGGGVRRRAPPTELKLVPLEEGSEVSSDITSALMLQRQRNRRKTAFYLTLSGLLIFTTAFLLGYVAFRGMCVVCGNEGDLIPLSDAAGAQHSPEGGIMYMAELREMLKKYLKEERIENTLRRVSRASHPPGSSEGNVVAREILQNLQNLGMDHTWTDSHYATLQFPSRTRRNTLWLVDSEGAELEEIPLDSEGYCAYSATGTATGGVVYVNYGRREDFDQLRAMGVTLNGSIAVARVGGAASFAEKVWHAQEAGLVGVLIYPDPADVPQDPRRLGLHSNAVISEHVHLGSGDPFTPGFPSFNHTQFPSTQSSGLPIILAQPISANVASKLLSQLTGSDCPRGWQGRLPYVQCVLGPGFTGPDERRVKMAVYNTMKPVLLNNIFASIEGKVEPDHYIIIGAQRDSWGPGAVKSGVGTALLMELARTFSNMVESGFYPRRSLLFVSWDGGDFGNVGATEWLEGYLTMLHLKAVAYFSLDQAILGDDILSVHTTPLLADLIEGALKQVEHPKHTGQSILSLVRRQGGWRNIVKPLYLNSGAYSFTAFGGVPAMQLHFTEQARSYPFVNTQLDSMGHLQELLQGRLGSVGRAIAELVGLMVLKLSHDHILPLDVTCYSNTAQQLSSKLNQYTAQLQARGLSPQWVFSARGDYSRAAKNLHEAIKNSDIQDERLSRLYNTRIMRVEYYFLSQYVSVVETPFRHVFHGRGDHTLSALADHLSLLHSAPHLFDEARFRRQLALFTWTLQGAANALSGDVWNIDNPL, encoded by the exons ATGATGGATTGTGTTGCAGGATTGATTTCTGGG GCAGCGGGGGGCGGAGCTCAGGGGAATGAAGGTGTGGACGAAGGGGGTGGAGTCCGGCGGCGTGCCCCGCCCACTGAGCTGAAGCTGGTCCCGCTGGAggaggggtcagaggtcagcagTGACATCACCAGCGCACTGATGCTGCAGAGGCAAAGGAACCGAAGGAAGACGGCCTTCTACCTGACCCTGAGCGGCCTGCTGATCTTCACCACGG CGTTCCTGCTGGGATACGTGGCGTTTCGTGGGATGTGTGTTGTGTGCGGGAACGAGGGCGATCTGATTCCTCTGAGCGACGCGGCCGGAGCTCAACACTCGCCCGAGGGAGGCATCATGTACATGGCTGAACTCAGAGAGATGCTGAAGAAATACCTGAAGGAGGAGAGGATCGAGAACACGCtcag GCGTGTGAGTCGGGCGTCTCATCCTCCGGGGTCCTCGGAAGGAAATGTGGTGGCCAGAGAAATCCTGCAGAACCTGCAGAACCTGGGCATGGATCACACCTGGACCGACTCGCACTACGCCACGCTTCAGTTCCCCTCTAG GACGCGGCGTAACACGCTCTGGTTGGTGGATTCTGAGGGGGCGGAGCTGGAGGAGATTCCTTTGGACAGCGAGGGATACTGTGCCTACAGCGCCACGGGAACCGCCACG GGCGGCGTGGTGTACGTGAACTACGGCCGGCGCGAGGACTTCGATCAGCTGCGCGCGATGGGCGTCACCCTCAACGGGTCCATCGCCGTGGCGAGGGTGGGAGGAGCCGCGAGCTTCGCCGAGAAGGTGTGGCACGCGCAGGAGGCGGGGCTTGTGGGAGTGCTCATCTACCCTGATCCCGCCGACGTCCCCCAGGATCCACGACGACTCGGTCTCCACAGCAACGCCGTCATCTCTGAACAC GTGCACCTGGGCTCCGGCGACCCCTTCACACCTGGCTTTCCCTCGTTTAACCACACCCAGTTCCCTTCCACCCAATCCTCAGGCCTGCCAATCATTCTGGCTCAGCCAATCAGTGCCAACGTGGCCTCCAAGCTGCTGAG tcagTTGACCGGCTCTGATTGTCCACGAGGCTGGCAGGGCCGTTTACCGTACGTTCAGTGTGTTCTGGGGCCGGGCTTCACAGGGCCGGATGAGCGCAGGGTGAAGATGGCCGTGTATAACACCATGAAGCCGGTGCTGCTCAACAACATCTTCGCCTCCATCGAGGGCAAAGTCGAACCCG ATCACTATATCATCATCGGGGCCCAGAGGGACTCGTGGGGCCCCGGAGCCGTCAAGTCTGGAGTGGGAACGGCGCTCCTGATGGAGCTGGCCAGAACCTTCAGCAACATGGTGGAAAGCG GCTTTTACCCAAGACGCAGTTTGCTTTTCGTCAGCTGGGATGGAGGGGATTTTGGGAATGTTGGTGCCACCGAGTGGCTGGAG GGTTATCTGACCATGTTACACCTGAAAGCTGTGGCGTATTTTAGTCTGGATCAGGCCATCCTGG GTGATGATATCCTCTCGGTCCACACCACTCCTCTGCTCGCCGATCTCATCGAAGGAGCCCTCAAAcaa GTGGAGCATCCCAAACACACGGGTCAGTCCATTCTGTCTCTGGTGCGGCGGCAGGGCGGCTGGAGGAACat aGTGAAGCCGTTGTATCTGAACAGCGGAGCTTACAGCTTCACCGCCTTCGGAGGAGTTCCTGCCATGCAGCTGCATTTCACTGAA CAGGCTCGCTCGTACCCGTTCGTCAACACTCAGCTGGACAGCATGGGTCATCTGCAGGAGCTGCTTCAGGGTCGTCTGGGGTCAGTGGGTCGAGCCATAGCTGAGCTGGTGGGTCTGATGGTCCTCAAACTGTCCCATGACCACATCCTACCCCTGGACGTCACCTGCTACAGCAACACAGCCCAGCAGCTGAGCTCCAAACTCAACCAGTACACCGCACAGCTACAG GCGCGTGGTTTGTCTCCGCAGTGGGTATTCAGCGCTCGAGGTGATTACAGCAGAGCTGCCAAAAACTTGCACGAGGCCATAAAGAACAGCGACATTCAGGACGAGAGACTCTCCAGACTCTACAACACACGCATCATGAGG GTGGAGTACTACTTCCTGTCGCAGTACGTGTCGGTGGTGGAGACGCCGTTCCGTCACGTGTTTCACGGCCGCGGCGACCACACTCTGAGCGCTCTGGCCGATCACCTGTCGCTGCTGCACTCCGCCCCGCACCTGTTCGACGAGGCTCGTTTCCGTCGCCAGCTGGCGCTCTTCACCTGGACGCTTCAGGGCGCCGCGAACGCGCTCAGCGGAGACGTCTGGAACATCGATAACCCGCTCTAG
- the LOC122334559 gene encoding macrophage mannose receptor 1-like, translated as MERITLMSLLFTAVVSSSPRQYHFVNQRMNWTEAQRYCREEHTDLVTINDIQEQNETKQLINSNPERVWIGLKDSWMWSLTDPDYRGNESQYRNWGTTQPNRYGDCVSMNTDGQWNNINCGTTRSFICYNVSTGFVPVQERMNFTNAQKYCRENHTALVSVRNQSENEEIKNIINQNLTSPKESWIGLYRFWVWSDNSPVTFLYWKQGEPNNIPNGNIICASTGFSDKGQWTDEYCGELHPFVCYDDKLVLIGENKTWTEALRYCRDRDMDLVSVYSEQIQRRVMNVTSRASSNHVWLGLRHSCIVGIWFWINGQTICYDRWTLDYDTGLDDCVNTIRSGAIRTNDNFWISLPETDRNNFICVK; from the exons CCGTGGTCAGTTCATCTCCACGTCAGTATCACTTTGTGAATCAGAGGATGAACTGGACTGAAGCTCAGAGATACTGCAGAGAAGAACACACAGATCTGGTCACTATCAATGACATACAAGAACAGAACGAGACAAAACAGCTCATAAACAGTAACCCTGAGCGTGTCTGGATTGGGCTGAAGGACTCATGGATGTGGTCTCTGACTGACCCTGACTACAGAGGAAATGAGTCTCAGTATAGGAACTGGGGAACAACACAACCAAATAGATATGGAGACTGTGTTTCTATGAACACTGATGGACAATGGAATAATATAAATTGTGGTACCACAAGGAGTTTCATCTGCTATAATG tCAGTACAGGATTCGTCCCTGTACAGGAGCGAATGAACTTCACAAACGCTCAGAAATACTGCAGAGAGAACCACACAGCTCTGGTCAGTGTGAGGAACCAGAGTGAGAATGAAGAGATTAAGAACATCATAAATCAGAACCTAACTTCTCCTAAAGAGTCCTGGATCGGTCTGTACAGATTCTGGGTTTGGTCAGATAACAGCCCCGTCACATTCTTATACTGGAAACAAGGTGAACCTAATAACATCCCTAACGGAAACATCATCTGTGCATCGACTGGTTTCAGTGATAAAGGACAATGGACAGACGAGTACTGTGGAGAACTGCATCCCTTTGTGTGTTATGATG ATAAACTGGTTCTGATCGGAGAGAATAAGACGTGGACTGAAGCTCTGAGATActgcagagacagagacatggACCTGGTGTCGGTATATTCGGAGCAGATACAGCGACGGGTGATGAATGTGACCTCGAGAGCCTCGTCCAATCACGTGTGGCTGGGTCTGCGTCACTCCTGCATCGTGGGAATCTGGTTCTGGATCAACGGTCAGACCATCTGCTACGATCGGTGGACTCTTGATTACGACACCGGACTGGACGACTGTGTTAATACGATCAGATCCGGAGCCATTCGGACCAACGATAATTTCTGGATCAGCCTCCCTGAAACTGACAGAAACAACTTCATCTGTGTCAAGTGA